One Vidua macroura isolate BioBank_ID:100142 chromosome 38, ASM2450914v1, whole genome shotgun sequence DNA segment encodes these proteins:
- the LOC128821313 gene encoding LOW QUALITY PROTEIN: serine/threonine-protein kinase pim-1-like (The sequence of the model RefSeq protein was modified relative to this genomic sequence to represent the inferred CDS: inserted 2 bases in 1 codon; substituted 1 base at 1 genomic stop codon) encodes MPGRAMPPARPRPRAGLSRPRPRPSRXAVSPARLWPCWRCWAGISAWGWGGIASLWLRLARARPRPRPQPRPRPRPRPRPRRRLLPGPAEDTGGAAAAAASAAASPARAPPLGSTATGPEPPLSRCQERTPGDGRPGALEGRSGAAPGPGPSADSRVPPAGKAQQGLQEQYWLGSLLGRGGFGSVFAATWLSDGTPVAIKRVPWNHVLHWGELPNGTSAPVEVVLLAKVSTGFPGVVQLLEWLELPNDIVMVLEHPKRSQDLHHFIRARGFLSEEVARDLFRQVLEAVRHCTSCGVLHRDIKPGNILVDLATGQAKLIDFGCGTYLQDTAYTHFAGTRSYSPPEWMHFGWYYGKPATVWSLGIVLHXMVCGEHPFWGCQNISWDHQLSLPQRLSPECQDLIRRCLSMLNMERPSLEELLCDPWMQDIHLP; translated from the exons ATGCCCGGCCGGGCCatgcccccggcccgcccccggccccgggcggggctGTCCCGTCCCCGGCCCCGGCCGTCCCG TGCCGTCTCGCCCGCCCGGCTCTGGCCGTGCTGGCGCTGCTGGGCGGGcatcagtgcctggggctggggcggcATTGCCTCCCTTTGGCTCCGCCTGGCCCGagcccgtccccgtccccggccccagccccggccccggccccggccccggccccggccccggcgccggcTCCTCCCGGGCCCCGCGGAGGACACAGGCGGCGCggctgctgccgccgcctccgctGCGGCTTCCCCGGCCCGAGCTCCGCCGCTCGGCAGCACGGCCACCGGCCCCGAGCCGCCGCTGTCCCGTTGCCAGGAGCGAACGCCTGGGGATGGCCGGCCCGGGGCGCTTGAGGGGCGCTCGGGGGCCGCTCCTGGCCCCGGGCCGAGCGCTGACAGCCGCGTCCCGCCAGCAGGGAAGGCGCAGCAGGGCCTGCAGGAGCAGTACTGGCTGGGTTCGCTGCTGGGCCGCGGCGGCTTCGGCAGCGTCTTCGCGGCCACGTGGCTCTCGGATGGCACGCCg gtggccatcaaaagGGTGCCATGGAACCACGTCCTGCACTGGGGCGAGCTG CCTAACGGCACCAGCGCACCTGTGGAGGtcgtgctgctggccaaggtgtCCACTGGCTTCCCCGGTGTCgtccagctgctggagtggcTTGAGCTCCCCAACGACATTGTGATGGTGCTGGAGCACCCAAAGCGGTCTCAGGACCTGCACCATTTCATTCGGGCACGGGGGTTCCTGTCCGAGGAGGTGGCGCGGGACCTGTTccgccaggtgctggaggccgtgcggcACTGCACCAGCTGCGGGGTCCTCCACAGGGACATCAAACCAGGGAACATCCTGGTTGACCTGGCCACCGGGCAGGCCAAATTAATTGACTTTGGCTGTGGCACCTACCTGCAAGACACAGCCTACACTCACTTTGCAG GAACACGATCATACAGCCCCCCAGAATGGATGCATTTTGGCTGGTACTACGGCAAGCCAGCTACTGTCTGGTCCCTGGGCATCGTGCTGCACTAGATGGTCTGCGGGGAGCACCCTTTCTGGGGGTGCCAGAACATCAGCTGGGACCATCAGCTCTCGCTGCCACAACGGCTCTCTCCAG AGTGCCAAGATCTGATCAGGAGGTGTTTATCCATGCTGAATATGGAAAGGCCTTCGTTAGAAGAGCTGTTGTGTGATCCCTGGATGCAGGACATTCATCTGCCCTAG